The Arthrobacter russicus genome has a segment encoding these proteins:
- a CDS encoding thiolase family protein: protein MAQAFLVDGVRTPVGRYGGALSSVRPDDLAATVLAALLERTGIDPAAVDEVILGNANQSGEDNRNVARMALLLAGFPNTVPGITVNRLCASGMSAITLAAQMVAAGAADVVVAGGVESMSRAPWVMAKPEKAFARPGQIFDTSIGWRFSNPRFSERDTFSMPETAEEVAASDGITREVADAFALRSHQRAVAAVDAGRFEAEIVPVEAVAGKSTVLVTADEGPRRDTSLASLAALRPVVRPGGVVTAGNASPLNDGASAVLVVSDTALQRFGLKPRARVVDGVAAALEPAIMGLGPVPATEKILARTGVGLSQIGAVELNEAFATQSLASIQRLGLDPEIVNADGGAIALGHPLGSSGARIAITLLGRMERENAALGLATMCVGVGQGTALLLERA from the coding sequence ATGGCGCAAGCGTTTCTGGTCGATGGGGTGCGGACTCCGGTAGGCCGCTATGGCGGGGCGCTCTCCTCGGTGCGCCCCGACGATCTGGCCGCCACCGTGCTTGCGGCGTTGCTGGAACGCACCGGCATCGATCCGGCAGCGGTCGACGAAGTGATCCTGGGCAATGCGAACCAATCCGGGGAGGACAACCGGAACGTGGCCCGGATGGCTTTGCTGCTGGCCGGATTCCCGAATACCGTGCCCGGGATCACCGTCAACCGATTGTGCGCCTCCGGAATGTCTGCGATCACGCTCGCTGCCCAGATGGTCGCGGCAGGTGCCGCCGACGTCGTTGTCGCCGGTGGAGTCGAGTCGATGAGCCGGGCGCCCTGGGTCATGGCGAAACCGGAGAAGGCCTTTGCCCGGCCCGGACAGATCTTCGACACGTCGATCGGCTGGCGTTTCAGCAACCCGAGGTTCAGCGAACGGGATACCTTCTCGATGCCGGAAACCGCCGAAGAAGTCGCCGCGTCGGACGGCATCACGCGCGAGGTCGCCGATGCCTTCGCCCTGCGTTCGCACCAGCGGGCCGTCGCTGCCGTCGATGCCGGGCGATTCGAGGCGGAAATTGTCCCGGTGGAGGCAGTGGCGGGCAAATCCACGGTGCTGGTCACTGCAGACGAAGGACCGCGCCGGGATACTTCATTGGCCTCGCTGGCGGCACTGCGTCCAGTCGTCCGGCCGGGCGGCGTAGTCACTGCCGGGAATGCCTCTCCGCTGAACGACGGGGCCTCGGCCGTGCTGGTGGTTTCCGATACAGCGCTGCAGCGCTTCGGGTTGAAGCCCAGAGCCCGGGTGGTCGATGGCGTCGCAGCGGCCCTGGAACCGGCGATCATGGGGCTCGGCCCAGTGCCGGCCACCGAGAAGATCTTGGCGCGGACCGGCGTCGGGCTGTCCCAGATCGGTGCGGTGGAACTCAACGAAGCGTTCGCCACGCAGTCACTGGCCAGCATCCAGCGCTTGGGCCTGGACCCGGAGATCGTCAATGCCGACGGCGGCGCCATTGCCTTGGGGCATCCGCTCGGTTCCTCCGGCGCCCGGATCGCGATCACTTTGCTCGGCCGGATGGAACGGGAAAACGCCGCACTGGGTTTGGCGACGATGTGCGTCGGCGTCGGCCAGGGTACGGCTTTGCTGTTGGAGCGGGCATGA
- a CDS encoding enoyl-CoA hydratase/isomerase family protein, giving the protein MNRQPEADWQTLIIEESADRVLVRLNRPEVRNAIDQQMVDELHRVCASLEASPKILILTGTQQERGGFFASGADIAQLRERRRADALAGINIKLFIRIAQLPMPVIAALDGYVLGGGAELAFAADFRLGTPSIKIGNPETSLGILAAAGASWRLRELVGEPLAKEVLLAGRVLDAQESLAAGLVSALHPPEELIAAANALADRIAAQDPLAVQYTKSVFHAPAGAHPEADMEAQAVLFEAPAKFERMTAFLERKKK; this is encoded by the coding sequence ATGAACCGGCAGCCGGAAGCTGATTGGCAGACCCTGATCATCGAGGAATCAGCGGATCGGGTGCTGGTCCGGCTCAACCGGCCCGAGGTGCGCAATGCGATCGACCAGCAGATGGTGGACGAACTGCACCGGGTGTGCGCGTCGCTCGAAGCGAGTCCGAAGATTCTGATCCTGACCGGAACGCAGCAAGAGCGGGGCGGCTTTTTCGCCTCCGGGGCGGACATCGCCCAGCTGCGTGAACGCCGTCGTGCTGATGCCCTGGCCGGGATCAACATCAAGCTGTTCATCCGGATCGCGCAGCTTCCGATGCCGGTGATCGCGGCGTTGGACGGTTATGTGCTCGGTGGTGGCGCAGAACTGGCATTCGCCGCGGATTTCCGGCTGGGCACACCGTCGATCAAGATCGGCAATCCGGAGACTTCGCTCGGGATCCTGGCTGCGGCCGGTGCCTCTTGGCGATTGCGCGAGCTCGTGGGGGAGCCTTTGGCGAAAGAAGTACTGCTCGCCGGCCGGGTATTGGACGCCCAGGAGTCGCTGGCTGCAGGTCTGGTCTCCGCGCTGCATCCCCCGGAAGAGCTGATCGCGGCGGCGAACGCGCTCGCCGATCGGATTGCCGCCCAAGACCCGCTTGCCGTGCAGTACACCAAATCGGTGTTCCATGCCCCGGCGGGGGCGCATCCGGAAGCCGACATGGAAGCCCAAGCGGTGCTGTTCGAAGCGCCGGCGAAGTTCGAACGGATGACGGCATTCCTGGAAAGGAAGAAAAAATGA
- a CDS encoding 3-hydroxyacyl-CoA dehydrogenase family protein: protein MSSLPSASGLPGNVGVIGGGRMGAGIAHAFLVNGCAVTVAEASAEFIAAARGRVEEAVLKSADRGMLAGPPERVLRNLSVVTSIEELSGSDLVVEAVPEIFELKVAALQRAEAALSAGAVLATNTSSLSVNGLAAVLGRPEQFLGMHFFNPVPASTMVELVRGERSPDALVATAKNWIEALGKQAIVVRDAPGFASSRLGVAIALEAMRMLEEGVASAADIDTAMELGYKHPMGPLRTTDVVGLDVRLGIAEYLAGTVGPRFEPPQILRDKVARGELGRKSGQGFFSW from the coding sequence ATGAGCAGCCTGCCCAGCGCTAGCGGTTTGCCCGGCAACGTCGGGGTGATCGGCGGCGGTCGGATGGGCGCCGGCATCGCCCACGCCTTTCTGGTCAACGGCTGCGCGGTGACCGTGGCCGAGGCCTCGGCGGAGTTCATCGCCGCAGCCCGCGGCCGGGTCGAGGAGGCAGTGCTGAAATCTGCGGACCGGGGGATGCTGGCGGGCCCGCCGGAGCGTGTTCTGCGCAACCTCTCGGTGGTCACCTCGATCGAGGAGCTCAGCGGCTCAGACCTCGTGGTCGAAGCGGTTCCGGAAATTTTCGAACTCAAAGTCGCAGCGCTGCAACGGGCTGAAGCGGCATTGTCCGCCGGAGCCGTGTTGGCGACGAACACGTCCTCGCTGTCGGTCAACGGGCTGGCTGCGGTGCTCGGCCGGCCGGAACAGTTCCTGGGGATGCACTTTTTCAATCCGGTGCCGGCCTCGACCATGGTGGAACTGGTGCGCGGTGAACGCAGCCCGGACGCCTTGGTCGCGACCGCGAAGAACTGGATCGAAGCGTTGGGCAAGCAGGCCATCGTGGTCCGGGATGCTCCGGGGTTCGCTTCGTCCCGGTTGGGCGTGGCCATAGCCTTGGAAGCGATGCGGATGCTCGAGGAAGGCGTCGCCTCCGCGGCGGATATCGATACCGCGATGGAATTGGGCTACAAGCATCCGATGGGGCCGTTGCGGACCACAGATGTCGTGGGCCTGGACGTGCGTTTGGGCATTGCCGAATATCTCGCCGGCACCGTGGGGCCGCGCTTCGAGCCGCCGCAGATCTTGCGGGACAAGGTTGCCCGCGGCGAACTGGGCCGCAAATCGGGGCAGGGCTTTTTCAGCTGGTAG
- a CDS encoding GNAT family N-acetyltransferase translates to MTSILPVTLTGEYVRLEPLSQDHHDGLVDAVNDGELWKLWYTAIPAPEAMAAEIDRRLELQTQGSMLPFATRRLGDGKLVGMTTFMNIDASLPRVEIGSTWNAAGAQGSGTNPDSKLLLLSHAFETLGCTSVEFRTSWHNHQSRAAIARLGAKQDGVLRSNSRLPNGTLRDVVVFSILPNEWPGVKAGLEFRLAKRR, encoded by the coding sequence ATGACGTCGATCCTGCCCGTGACTTTGACCGGAGAATACGTCCGTCTCGAGCCGCTCAGCCAGGACCATCACGATGGTCTGGTCGATGCGGTCAATGACGGCGAGCTGTGGAAGCTCTGGTACACCGCGATCCCTGCACCGGAAGCAATGGCGGCGGAGATCGACCGCCGGCTGGAGTTGCAAACGCAAGGGTCGATGCTGCCGTTCGCAACCCGTCGGCTCGGCGACGGCAAGCTCGTCGGGATGACGACTTTCATGAACATCGACGCTTCGCTGCCCAGGGTGGAAATCGGATCCACCTGGAACGCTGCCGGGGCCCAAGGTTCCGGTACCAATCCGGATTCCAAACTCTTGTTGCTTTCGCACGCTTTCGAGACGCTGGGTTGCACTTCGGTGGAGTTCCGGACCTCTTGGCACAACCACCAGTCGCGTGCGGCGATCGCCCGGCTCGGCGCCAAGCAGGACGGCGTGCTGCGCAGCAATTCGCGGCTGCCCAACGGCACGCTGCGCGATGTGGTGGTCTTTTCGATTCTGCCCAACGAATGGCCGGGTGTGAAGGCCGGCTTGGAATTCCGACTGGCCAAACGGCGCTGA
- a CDS encoding hotdog fold thioesterase — translation MWKIELGELDRKMGVQIVEESVDRVVATMPVAGNRQSFGLLHGGASLAIGEAVGSWAAVIHASTLGKTAVGVDVSATHHKSARDGVITVIATPLQLGRTMTSHQVLITNEAGERLCTLRISNLLLEPR, via the coding sequence ATGTGGAAAATAGAACTGGGCGAACTCGACCGGAAAATGGGCGTGCAGATCGTCGAAGAGTCGGTCGACCGCGTGGTGGCCACGATGCCGGTGGCCGGAAACCGCCAGTCGTTCGGCCTGCTGCACGGCGGCGCATCGCTGGCCATCGGCGAAGCCGTGGGCTCCTGGGCGGCCGTGATCCACGCCTCGACCTTGGGCAAAACCGCCGTCGGCGTCGACGTCTCCGCAACCCATCACAAATCCGCCCGCGACGGCGTCATCACGGTCATCGCCACGCCGCTGCAATTGGGCCGCACCATGACCAGCCACCAAGTGCTGATCACCAACGAGGCCGGCGAAAGGCTCTGCACGCTCCGGATCAGCAACCTCTTGCTGGAACCGCGCTGA
- a CDS encoding class I SAM-dependent methyltransferase produces the protein MAFDDGSAGDADYTAIGADYAAYRQPEPVIAAKILEALGGARTVLNVGAGAGSYEPLDRAVTAIEPSATMRSQRPAWLSRAIPGSAESLPFPDGHFDAAMATFTVHQWQDLDAGLRQLRRVTRGPVAVLTCDPQLLHRFWLAEYAAEVIATEARRYPAPQRIARVLGEVRSETVEIPLDCRDGFGEAYYGRPEMFLDPLARRANSAWSFITAEQEAAAVRSLADDLASGAWDARYGALRSQPFFAGSLLLIVSEPAEH, from the coding sequence ATGGCATTCGATGACGGCAGTGCGGGCGATGCCGACTACACGGCGATCGGAGCAGATTATGCCGCCTACCGGCAGCCGGAGCCGGTGATCGCGGCAAAGATCCTCGAGGCGCTGGGTGGGGCGCGTACGGTGCTCAACGTCGGTGCCGGTGCGGGTTCTTACGAGCCGCTGGACCGGGCGGTCACCGCCATCGAACCCAGCGCCACAATGCGGTCGCAGCGACCGGCCTGGTTGAGCCGGGCGATTCCCGGATCGGCGGAAAGCCTGCCGTTTCCGGACGGCCACTTCGACGCCGCGATGGCCACCTTCACGGTGCACCAATGGCAAGACCTCGACGCCGGTCTGCGGCAGCTGCGGCGGGTCACCCGCGGGCCGGTGGCGGTGCTCACCTGTGATCCGCAGTTGTTGCACCGGTTTTGGCTCGCCGAATATGCGGCCGAGGTGATCGCCACCGAGGCCCGGCGGTATCCGGCTCCGCAGCGGATAGCGCGGGTGCTGGGGGAGGTCAGAAGCGAGACCGTCGAAATTCCGCTCGACTGCCGGGACGGATTCGGCGAGGCGTACTACGGCAGACCGGAAATGTTCCTGGACCCGCTGGCCCGCCGGGCGAACTCCGCATGGAGCTTCATCACCGCGGAACAAGAAGCGGCCGCCGTGCGGTCTTTGGCCGATGACTTGGCGTCCGGGGCCTGGGATGCGCGGTATGGAGCGCTCCGGAGCCAGCCGTTCTTCGCCGGCTCTTTGCTGCTGATCGTCAGCGAGCCGGCGGAGCACTAG
- a CDS encoding TetR/AcrR family transcriptional regulator: MAGSAEPLIPSGRAPDPRKVRTIARLRCAAMELLGAEGRTGVTVSELVKHARVSRAAFYLHYDDVESVLDDALGAELRDISKAAEGAHSPGFAMDPAAPAQNILAFFRHVDRHIRLYRWVFSENGSARIQANLLKGFIEIAAEGAEHYPKRRGASDLRVARTAAFFGGAIFGVLHEWLHSANPGDPDDVAGWLWRRFVDFDRIANAEVPEPARAGADATARLR, translated from the coding sequence ATGGCAGGCTCAGCCGAACCCCTGATCCCTTCTGGCCGGGCGCCGGATCCCCGGAAGGTGCGTACCATTGCCCGGCTCCGCTGTGCCGCGATGGAATTGCTGGGTGCTGAGGGCCGCACCGGAGTCACGGTGAGTGAACTCGTGAAGCACGCCCGGGTGAGCCGGGCGGCTTTCTATTTGCACTACGACGATGTGGAATCGGTGCTCGACGACGCGCTCGGCGCCGAGCTGCGGGATATCTCCAAAGCTGCGGAAGGCGCCCATTCCCCGGGGTTCGCCATGGATCCGGCAGCGCCGGCGCAGAATATTCTGGCCTTCTTCCGGCATGTGGACCGGCATATCCGGCTCTACCGGTGGGTGTTCAGTGAGAACGGCAGCGCGCGAATCCAAGCCAACCTTTTGAAGGGGTTCATCGAGATTGCGGCCGAAGGCGCCGAGCACTATCCGAAGCGCCGGGGTGCCAGTGACCTTCGGGTGGCCCGGACCGCGGCCTTTTTCGGCGGCGCGATTTTCGGCGTCCTGCACGAATGGCTGCATTCGGCGAACCCCGGCGATCCCGACGACGTCGCCGGTTGGCTCTGGCGCAGATTCGTCGATTTCGATCGGATCGCCAACGCGGAAGTCCCGGAACCGGCACGCGCCGGGGCTGACGCCACGGCGCGATTGCGCTAA
- the paaZ gene encoding phenylacetic acid degradation bifunctional protein PaaZ — protein MTSTATALTIVPSYLEGAWWTPDSAPENAPIARDANTGEALAAVSAEGADLAAVVRYGREAGQRNLADSTFHQRALKLKELAQFLNGRREELYRISAQTGATKIDNLVDIDGGIGVLFTFGSKGRRELPNSNVVIDGPLEVLSRDGSFVGEHLYTRIPGVAVQINAFNFPVWGMLEKFAPAFLAGVPSIVKPATPTGYLTEAMVRLMLESGILPEGAIQLISGSARDLLDHLDYRDLVAFTGSASTAKVLKGHPNVVFGGVRFTSETDSLNAAILGPDAGPGTPEFDAFVRSVATEITVKAGQKCTSIRRTIVPEVLKADVVAALSARLAEKVVLGDPRAEGVTMGALASLDQLADVRAAVQAMLDAGGELVYGTLDSPQVTRRDGSIGLVESGAFMSPVLLSWDDPDTREIHELEAFGPVTSVIGYRSIDEAIRLAALGAGSLVASVCSNDPLIVQQLVAGIAAHHGRVLVLNREDARSSTGHGSPVPHLVHGGPGRAGGGEELGGIRSVHHHMQRTAIQGSPNMLTAVTGVWHPGADRNFDAVHPFRKSLAELRIGDAFGSGLREVTLQDVTDFANSTGDTFYAHTDAEAAAANPFFPGIVAHGYLLLSWAAGLFVEPAPGPVLANYGLANLRFITPLAAGDSFRVTLTAKQITPREDQDYGEVCWDAILHNQNDEIVATYDVLTLVAKTQDGVDASQSALLTQ, from the coding sequence ATGACCAGCACGGCTACTGCCCTGACGATTGTGCCCAGCTACCTGGAAGGCGCTTGGTGGACTCCGGATTCTGCGCCGGAGAACGCGCCGATCGCCCGCGATGCCAACACCGGCGAGGCCTTGGCCGCAGTCAGCGCCGAAGGAGCCGACTTGGCCGCCGTCGTCCGCTACGGCCGGGAAGCCGGGCAGCGGAACCTGGCCGATTCCACCTTCCACCAGCGCGCGCTCAAGCTCAAAGAACTTGCCCAGTTCCTCAACGGCCGTCGTGAGGAGCTGTACCGGATTTCGGCGCAGACCGGCGCGACCAAAATCGACAACCTGGTGGACATCGACGGCGGCATCGGAGTGCTGTTCACCTTCGGTTCCAAAGGCCGGCGCGAGTTGCCGAACTCGAACGTGGTGATCGACGGGCCGCTCGAAGTCCTCTCCCGCGACGGATCCTTCGTGGGAGAACACCTTTACACCCGGATACCCGGCGTCGCGGTGCAGATCAATGCCTTCAACTTCCCGGTCTGGGGCATGCTGGAGAAGTTCGCCCCGGCCTTCCTCGCCGGGGTGCCCAGTATCGTCAAGCCGGCCACGCCGACCGGGTACCTGACCGAGGCGATGGTCCGGTTGATGCTGGAATCCGGGATCCTGCCGGAAGGCGCGATCCAACTGATTTCCGGATCCGCCAGGGATCTCCTGGACCACTTGGATTACCGGGACCTGGTTGCCTTCACCGGCTCGGCGTCCACCGCGAAAGTGCTCAAGGGGCACCCGAATGTGGTCTTCGGCGGCGTCCGGTTCACCTCGGAAACCGATTCGCTCAATGCTGCCATCCTGGGCCCCGATGCCGGCCCCGGGACGCCGGAATTCGATGCTTTCGTCCGCTCGGTGGCAACCGAGATCACGGTGAAGGCCGGGCAGAAATGCACCAGCATCCGGCGCACCATCGTTCCCGAGGTGCTCAAGGCCGACGTCGTCGCCGCACTATCGGCCCGGCTGGCCGAAAAGGTGGTGCTGGGCGATCCACGGGCTGAAGGCGTGACCATGGGCGCGCTGGCCTCCTTGGACCAGTTGGCCGACGTCCGGGCGGCAGTGCAGGCGATGCTCGATGCCGGCGGCGAATTGGTCTACGGAACCCTGGATTCGCCTCAGGTGACCCGGCGCGACGGATCGATCGGTCTGGTCGAATCGGGTGCCTTCATGTCTCCGGTGCTGCTCAGCTGGGATGATCCGGACACCCGGGAAATCCACGAGCTCGAGGCTTTCGGCCCGGTGACCTCGGTGATTGGCTACCGCAGCATCGATGAAGCGATCCGCCTGGCGGCGCTGGGTGCCGGGTCACTCGTGGCGTCGGTGTGCTCCAACGATCCGTTGATCGTGCAACAGCTGGTTGCCGGAATCGCAGCGCACCACGGCCGGGTGCTGGTGCTCAATCGCGAGGATGCCCGGTCCTCCACCGGGCACGGCTCCCCGGTGCCGCATCTGGTGCACGGGGGGCCGGGCCGGGCCGGTGGCGGCGAGGAGCTCGGTGGCATCCGTTCGGTGCACCATCACATGCAGCGCACCGCGATCCAAGGTTCACCGAACATGCTCACCGCGGTGACCGGCGTCTGGCACCCCGGGGCCGACCGCAATTTCGACGCGGTGCACCCGTTCCGAAAGTCGCTCGCCGAACTGCGGATCGGCGACGCCTTCGGCTCCGGGCTGCGTGAAGTCACGCTGCAGGACGTGACGGACTTCGCCAACTCCACCGGCGATACCTTCTACGCGCACACCGATGCCGAAGCCGCGGCCGCCAATCCGTTCTTCCCGGGGATCGTGGCGCACGGCTATCTTCTGCTCTCCTGGGCGGCGGGGCTGTTCGTGGAGCCGGCCCCGGGCCCGGTGCTGGCCAATTACGGCTTGGCGAACCTGCGCTTCATCACCCCGCTCGCGGCCGGTGATTCATTCCGGGTGACGCTGACCGCGAAGCAGATCACGCCGCGTGAAGACCAGGACTACGGCGAAGTCTGCTGGGACGCGATTCTGCACAACCAGAACGATGAGATCGTGGCGACGTACGATGTGCTGACCTTGGTAGCGAAGACCCAGGACGGGGTGGACGCTTCGCAAAGCGCCCTTTTGACCCAGTGA
- a CDS encoding GNAT family N-acetyltransferase has protein sequence MTAQTEPFLRPWRAGDAESVLEAFRAPDMAHQGPPMLDPSAATRWIADHRWAASPSEFSFAIDIAGIAVGNVAVRDLESRHQTGWVSYWVAESARGRGLASRAVATVCAWLFLQGETFRLELGHRANNPASGAVAARAGFSVEGLQRQKLRYGTERFDVVACSRLATDPPPAVELLRIVDLP, from the coding sequence ATGACCGCGCAAACTGAGCCTTTTCTGCGACCGTGGCGGGCCGGCGACGCCGAATCCGTTCTCGAAGCGTTCCGGGCGCCGGACATGGCACATCAAGGGCCGCCAATGCTTGACCCTTCTGCGGCGACGCGCTGGATCGCCGATCACCGGTGGGCCGCCTCGCCGAGCGAGTTCAGTTTCGCCATCGACATTGCCGGAATCGCGGTTGGCAATGTCGCGGTGCGCGATCTGGAATCCCGGCACCAGACCGGTTGGGTCTCCTACTGGGTGGCGGAATCGGCCCGGGGCCGAGGCTTGGCCAGCCGGGCAGTGGCTACCGTATGCGCCTGGTTGTTCCTGCAGGGCGAGACTTTTCGGCTGGAACTCGGGCATCGGGCCAATAATCCGGCGTCCGGCGCGGTTGCGGCACGTGCCGGCTTCAGCGTTGAGGGGTTGCAGCGGCAGAAACTGCGCTACGGGACGGAACGGTTCGACGTCGTCGCCTGCTCGCGGTTGGCCACCGATCCGCCGCCCGCGGTCGAGCTGCTGAGGATCGTCGACCTGCCATAG
- a CDS encoding type IV toxin-antitoxin system AbiEi family antitoxin domain-containing protein produces the protein MQSRVREIAQSQGGVLRRLELLRAGISLTTIQEAVDSGILLRHPRGVYALPEASDWWVEARRRGAELGCVSAADARGLWVLHRPGQVHAAVTNSRISGPFVKHRSRARCSLLEVVLQCLRCLPELEALVVAESSVALRRLSLAELRAATVGHRNARIRSIVDRINPASESILETVARYLLENAGYQVQVQKYVPGIGRLDLLVDGVLGVELDGREHHSSAHAFDEDRRRNNQCVINGIPTLRIKYSLLIFHAEEFLALVAQAMQPRNRQ, from the coding sequence ATGCAGAGCAGGGTGCGGGAAATTGCCCAATCGCAAGGCGGCGTGCTGCGGCGCCTTGAGTTGCTACGGGCCGGGATCAGCCTCACGACGATCCAAGAAGCGGTGGATTCCGGGATTCTGCTCCGGCATCCGCGCGGTGTTTATGCGTTGCCGGAGGCTTCGGATTGGTGGGTCGAAGCGCGCCGCCGCGGTGCCGAGCTCGGTTGTGTCTCTGCCGCAGATGCTCGCGGCCTTTGGGTACTGCACCGGCCAGGCCAAGTGCATGCGGCGGTGACGAACAGCCGGATCAGCGGCCCCTTCGTGAAGCACCGGAGCAGGGCGCGCTGCAGCCTGCTCGAGGTCGTGCTCCAATGCCTGCGCTGTTTGCCGGAGCTCGAGGCGCTGGTGGTTGCAGAGTCGAGCGTGGCGTTGCGGAGGCTTTCCTTGGCTGAGCTCCGCGCTGCCACGGTGGGCCATCGGAATGCCAGGATCCGCAGCATCGTGGACCGGATCAACCCGGCGTCGGAATCGATTTTGGAGACCGTGGCGAGATACCTGCTCGAAAATGCCGGTTACCAGGTGCAGGTCCAAAAGTATGTTCCCGGAATCGGCCGCCTGGACCTACTGGTGGACGGGGTCCTGGGCGTCGAACTGGATGGGCGGGAACACCACAGTTCGGCGCACGCCTTCGACGAGGACCGCCGGCGGAACAACCAGTGCGTGATCAACGGGATTCCGACTCTGCGGATCAAGTATTCGCTGCTGATCTTCCACGCGGAGGAGTTCTTGGCCCTGGTGGCACAGGCGATGCAGCCCCGGAACCGGCAGTGA
- a CDS encoding TetR/AcrR family transcriptional regulator, with the protein MSTATGSKRGRPGYDQETVLRIAVEAFNQHGYEATSMGLLAERLGVSKSAIYHHVDSKEALLELALDQALGGLEAILSEPGASSGAPEGRLEYVLRGTVAVLVDKLPYVTLLLRLRGNTAMERGALRRRRDFDREIAALVAAAQADGALRSDVDARTAERLLFGTINSIVEWYRPGGPLTAAELADQIISMVFDGLRS; encoded by the coding sequence ATGAGCACTGCCACGGGGAGCAAGCGCGGCAGGCCCGGTTACGATCAGGAAACCGTGCTGAGGATCGCCGTCGAGGCATTCAACCAGCACGGTTATGAGGCTACCTCGATGGGCCTGCTGGCGGAACGGCTCGGCGTTTCGAAATCTGCGATTTACCACCATGTCGACTCCAAAGAAGCCTTGCTGGAGCTCGCCCTCGATCAAGCCTTGGGCGGGCTGGAGGCGATTCTGTCCGAACCCGGGGCCAGTTCCGGGGCGCCCGAGGGCCGGCTCGAATACGTTTTGCGCGGCACGGTGGCCGTCCTGGTGGACAAACTGCCCTACGTCACGTTGTTGCTCCGGCTGCGCGGCAACACTGCGATGGAGCGTGGCGCGCTGCGCCGGCGACGCGACTTCGACAGGGAGATCGCGGCACTGGTGGCGGCGGCCCAAGCCGATGGGGCGCTGCGCTCGGATGTGGACGCGCGGACCGCGGAACGCTTGCTCTTCGGCACGATCAACTCGATCGTGGAATGGTACCGCCCGGGTGGGCCGCTCACTGCGGCGGAACTCGCGGACCAGATCATTTCAATGGTCTTCGACGGCTTGCGCAGCTGA